One region of Clostridiales bacterium genomic DNA includes:
- the rlmD gene encoding 23S rRNA (uracil(1939)-C(5))-methyltransferase RlmD encodes MANTPSRVCPLAKKCGGCQLQNLSYDEQLHLKQATAIRLLGRFGHVEEIIGMKDPYHYRNKVQAAFGVNRQGQIISGVYQSASHRIVPVSDCMIEDTVADQIIVTIRGLLKSFKIRPYDEETGRGTLRHVLVRRGWRSGEILVVLVTAHGMLPGKRNFVRALLQRHPDITTIVQNINAGQTSLVLGPHSEVLYGPGYIREQLGDFTFRISPRAFYQINPVQTEVLYRTALDYAGLAGKETVVDAYCGTGTIGIFASRNAARVIGVENNRDAVRDAISNAKANRADNVRFYTADASDFLQGMARAGEHADVIILDPPRAGSDERFLAAVTAVGPERVVYVSCNPETLARDLGYLTRHGYRVTRIQPVDMFPHTEHIETAVALVKS; translated from the coding sequence ATGGCAAACACCCCATCGCGCGTATGTCCGCTCGCAAAAAAGTGCGGCGGCTGCCAGCTGCAGAACCTGTCGTATGACGAGCAGCTGCATCTCAAACAGGCGACGGCCATCCGCCTGCTCGGCCGCTTCGGCCACGTGGAGGAGATCATCGGCATGAAAGATCCCTACCACTACCGCAACAAGGTGCAGGCCGCTTTCGGCGTCAATCGGCAGGGGCAGATCATCTCGGGCGTGTACCAGTCGGCCTCGCACCGGATCGTGCCGGTCAGCGACTGCATGATCGAGGACACGGTCGCAGACCAGATCATTGTCACGATCCGCGGCCTGCTCAAGAGCTTCAAGATCCGTCCCTATGACGAGGAAACCGGCCGCGGCACGCTGCGGCACGTGCTCGTGCGGCGCGGCTGGCGCAGCGGGGAGATCCTCGTCGTGCTCGTGACGGCGCACGGCATGCTGCCCGGCAAGCGCAACTTCGTGCGCGCGCTGCTGCAGCGGCACCCGGACATCACGACCATCGTGCAGAACATCAACGCCGGGCAGACGAGCCTTGTGCTCGGGCCCCACAGCGAGGTGCTCTATGGGCCGGGCTATATCCGCGAGCAGCTCGGGGACTTCACGTTCCGCATCTCGCCGCGCGCGTTTTATCAGATCAACCCCGTGCAGACGGAGGTGCTCTACCGCACGGCGCTCGACTACGCCGGGCTGGCCGGCAAAGAGACCGTCGTGGACGCCTACTGCGGCACCGGCACGATCGGCATCTTCGCCAGCCGGAACGCCGCGCGCGTAATCGGCGTGGAAAATAACCGCGACGCCGTGCGCGACGCGATCAGCAACGCGAAGGCAAACCGCGCGGACAACGTCCGCTTCTACACGGCCGACGCGAGCGACTTCCTGCAGGGCATGGCCAGGGCCGGTGAACACGCCGACGTCATCATCCTCGATCCCCCGCGCGCCGGCAGTGACGAGCGCTTTCTCGCCGCCGTGACGGCCGTCGGGCCGGAGCGGGTGGTGTACGTGTCGTGCAACCCGGAGACGCTCGCGCGCGACCTGGGCTATCTCACCCGGCACGGCTACCGCGTCACGCGCATCCAGCCGGTAGACATGTTCCCGCACACGGAGCATATCGAAACCGCCGTGGCATTGGTCAAAAGCTGA
- a CDS encoding LysR family transcriptional regulator: protein MLDFRVETFLAVCRHMNFTKAARELNITQPAVSHHMHYLEQAYGTALFQHNGKRLQLTEAGEILRRTLMTMKHDEQHLQKRMQQAASGTRDYSFGATLSVAEFMINEALGRFLRLHPDSHIQMQVADTKVLLSKLDSGELDFAVVEGDFPKAEYDFFVFGTEEYVAAGDPEKAARYRGRPLTDLLGEPLLLREEGSGTRVILEYYLKEHGLAAADFARTVEIGNIGAIKTLLKSGYGVSFLYRAAIRQEEAVGALGVIELSDFELRHDIMFLFPKNSNFRADYTTIFRELRACAEETGGA, encoded by the coding sequence ATGCTGGATTTTCGCGTCGAGACGTTTCTGGCCGTGTGCCGGCACATGAATTTTACGAAGGCGGCGCGTGAGCTCAACATCACGCAGCCCGCGGTCTCGCACCATATGCACTATCTGGAGCAGGCTTATGGTACGGCGCTGTTTCAGCACAACGGCAAGCGCCTGCAGCTGACCGAGGCGGGGGAGATTCTGCGCCGCACGCTGATGACGATGAAGCACGACGAGCAGCACCTGCAAAAGCGCATGCAGCAGGCCGCCTCCGGCACGCGCGACTATTCGTTCGGCGCGACGCTCTCGGTCGCGGAGTTCATGATCAACGAGGCGCTCGGCCGGTTTCTGCGCCTGCACCCGGACAGCCACATTCAGATGCAGGTGGCGGATACGAAGGTGCTACTGAGCAAGCTCGATTCCGGTGAGCTGGATTTTGCGGTCGTCGAGGGTGACTTTCCGAAGGCGGAGTATGATTTTTTCGTCTTCGGCACGGAGGAGTATGTCGCCGCCGGAGACCCGGAGAAGGCCGCGCGCTACCGCGGCCGCCCGCTGACGGACCTGCTGGGCGAGCCGCTGCTGCTGCGCGAGGAGGGCTCGGGCACGCGCGTGATCCTGGAGTATTACCTGAAGGAGCACGGCCTGGCGGCGGCGGATTTTGCCCGCACGGTCGAGATCGGCAACATCGGCGCGATCAAGACGCTGCTCAAAAGCGGCTACGGCGTGTCGTTTCTCTACCGCGCGGCCATCCGCCAGGAGGAGGCGGTGGGCGCGCTCGGCGTGATCGAACTGAGCGACTTTGAGCTGCGGCACGACATTATGTTCCTGTTTCCGAAAAACAGCAATTTCCGCGCCGATTATACGACCATTTTCCGCGAGCTGCGCGCCTGCGCCGAAGAAACCGGCGGCGCGTGA
- a CDS encoding YeiH family protein, translating to MNFIQKNWKGILVCLVMAVPCWLLGQRFPIVGGPVFGILAGMIVTLLWHDKSAAQPGISFVSKKVLQYAVILLGFGMNLSVIWQTGKQSLPIILVTITTSLVVAWLLHKLLHIPGKISTLVGVGSSICGGSAVAATASVIDADDEEVAQAISVIFFFNMLAAIFFPALGALLGFSTTNGEAFGIFAGTAINDTSSVTAAASTWDSLYGLGSQTLDKAVTVKLTRTLAIIPITLVLAFVRTKRAKTDGTKVNFKKIFPMFILYFLLASVITTICVSAGVSASVFTPLKTLSKFLIVMAMCAVGLNTNIVKLVKTGGKPLIMGFCCWVGIAGMSLLMQHVLGIW from the coding sequence ATGAACTTCATTCAGAAAAACTGGAAAGGCATCCTCGTGTGCCTCGTCATGGCCGTGCCCTGCTGGCTGCTCGGGCAGCGGTTTCCGATCGTCGGCGGCCCGGTGTTCGGCATCCTCGCCGGCATGATCGTCACGCTGCTCTGGCACGACAAGAGCGCGGCGCAGCCCGGCATCTCGTTCGTGTCGAAAAAGGTGCTGCAGTACGCCGTCATCCTGCTCGGCTTCGGCATGAACCTGTCCGTCATCTGGCAGACCGGCAAGCAGTCGCTGCCGATCATCCTCGTGACGATCACGACGTCGCTCGTCGTGGCGTGGCTGCTGCACAAGCTGCTGCACATCCCCGGCAAGATCTCAACGCTCGTGGGTGTCGGCTCGTCGATCTGCGGCGGCTCGGCCGTCGCGGCGACCGCGTCCGTCATCGACGCGGACGATGAGGAAGTCGCGCAGGCGATCTCCGTCATTTTCTTCTTCAACATGCTCGCGGCCATCTTCTTCCCCGCTCTCGGCGCGCTGCTCGGCTTCTCGACCACGAACGGCGAGGCGTTCGGCATCTTCGCCGGCACGGCCATCAACGACACGTCGTCCGTCACGGCCGCGGCCTCCACGTGGGACTCGCTCTACGGGCTCGGCAGCCAGACGCTCGACAAGGCCGTGACCGTCAAGCTCACGCGCACGCTCGCCATCATCCCGATCACGCTCGTGCTCGCCTTCGTGCGCACGAAGCGCGCCAAGACCGACGGTACGAAGGTGAATTTCAAGAAGATCTTCCCGATGTTCATCCTCTACTTCCTGCTCGCGTCCGTGATCACGACCATCTGCGTGAGCGCCGGCGTGTCGGCAAGCGTGTTCACCCCGCTCAAGACGCTCAGCAAGTTCCTGATCGTGATGGCCATGTGTGCCGTCGGCCTGAACACGAACATCGTCAAGCTCGTCAAAACCGGCGGCAAGCCGCTCATCATGGGCTTTTGCTGCTGGGTCGGCATCGCGGGCATGAGCCTGCTGATGCAGCACGTGCTCGGCATCTGGTAA
- a CDS encoding HAMP domain-containing histidine kinase, which produces MKRLSLQWRITLMTAALIGVTCVLMNCLIGYSGKRYMDAIGSGISAYGEIESGAPDAFDPQSKQPDDELTIIISGAQAAFGVTNWYITAAVTLIGGVLAYFVSGRALRPLRSFAAQVENIQPSNLAQCKVSEDVLPEFQRFSRSFNGMIDRLDAGFTAQRQFTGNAAHELRTPLALMQAQLELFSAEHADVTPETAAFLSLLQEQTERMAQMTKILLEMSELRTVPCDDRVELAPMIEEIFTDLAPLAESKCIALEADGGAVLTGSDPLLYRLLFNLTENAIRYGRPDGAVRIAVSEADGNVQIRVRDHGPGIPEAYRESVFQPFFRVDKSRSRAHGGVGLGLSLVWEIAALHGGTVQIERSGADGTVMLVTLPRDGKES; this is translated from the coding sequence ATGAAGCGGTTATCTCTGCAGTGGCGCATCACGCTGATGACGGCGGCGCTGATCGGCGTGACGTGTGTGCTCATGAACTGTCTGATCGGCTATTCCGGCAAGCGGTATATGGATGCGATCGGCAGCGGCATCTCGGCTTACGGCGAGATCGAATCCGGTGCGCCCGACGCCTTCGATCCGCAGAGCAAACAGCCGGATGACGAGCTGACGATCATCATCAGCGGCGCGCAGGCGGCCTTCGGCGTCACGAACTGGTACATCACGGCGGCGGTCACGCTCATCGGCGGCGTGCTCGCGTATTTTGTCAGCGGCCGCGCGCTGCGTCCGCTGCGCAGTTTTGCAGCGCAGGTGGAAAACATTCAGCCGAGCAATCTGGCGCAGTGCAAGGTCAGCGAGGACGTGCTGCCGGAGTTTCAGCGCTTCAGCCGCTCGTTCAACGGCATGATCGACCGCCTGGACGCGGGCTTCACGGCGCAGCGGCAGTTTACGGGCAACGCTGCGCACGAGCTGCGCACGCCGCTTGCGCTGATGCAGGCGCAGCTTGAGCTGTTTTCCGCCGAGCACGCGGACGTCACGCCCGAAACGGCGGCGTTTTTGAGCCTGCTGCAGGAGCAGACGGAGCGTATGGCGCAGATGACGAAGATCCTGCTGGAGATGAGCGAGCTGCGCACCGTGCCCTGTGACGACCGGGTCGAGCTCGCGCCCATGATCGAGGAGATCTTCACCGATCTCGCGCCGCTTGCAGAGAGCAAGTGCATCGCGCTGGAGGCCGACGGCGGCGCTGTGCTCACCGGCAGCGACCCGCTGCTGTACCGGCTGCTGTTCAACCTGACCGAAAACGCCATCCGTTACGGCCGGCCGGACGGGGCGGTGCGCATCGCGGTCAGCGAGGCGGACGGGAATGTACAGATCCGCGTCCGTGACCACGGTCCCGGCATCCCGGAGGCATACCGGGAGAGCGTTTTCCAGCCGTTTTTCCGCGTGGACAAGTCGCGCAGCCGGGCACACGGCGGCGTCGGACTCGGTCTGTCGCTTGTGTGGGAGATTGCCGCGCTGCACGGCGGCACGGTGCAGATCGAGCGCAGCGGCGCGGACGGAACGGTCATGCTCGTGACGCTGCCGCGCGACGGCAAAGAATCCTAA